A single genomic interval of candidate division WOR-3 bacterium harbors:
- a CDS encoding cytochrome c oxidase subunit 3, protein MEKVLEVVNIHRDIKGAKIGMWLFLFSELLFFGGLFLIYSVFRYSFPEDFVKGSRELNLTIGIINTIILLTSSLTVALSIAAFEKGKKSHSLFFIFLTIFFALLFLVNKYFEWSAKIKHGIYPGSDFLTSISRGEASFFNLYYVITGIHGLHVLIGVIIFIVMFFIYLKEPRKKINLSGRELKSLKGKSILGIEINENVKEVKLDIRLIEKEEIVKKVDYTKLFNAGLYWHFVDIAWIFIFPLFYLI, encoded by the coding sequence TGGCTTTTTCTATTCTCTGAACTTTTATTTTTTGGTGGTTTATTTCTTATTTATTCTGTTTTTAGATATTCTTTCCCAGAAGATTTTGTAAAAGGTTCAAGAGAATTAAATTTAACTATCGGAATAATAAATACAATTATTTTGCTAACAAGCAGTTTAACTGTCGCCCTATCAATTGCTGCCTTTGAAAAAGGTAAAAAAAGTCATTCACTATTTTTTATTTTCTTAACAATATTTTTTGCTCTTTTGTTTCTTGTTAATAAATATTTTGAATGGTCAGCCAAGATTAAACACGGAATATATCCTGGTTCTGATTTTTTAACCAGTATCTCAAGGGGAGAAGCTTCCTTCTTTAATCTTTATTATGTAATTACAGGTATCCATGGTTTGCATGTTCTTATCGGAGTTATAATCTTTATTGTGATGTTTTTTATATATTTAAAAGAGCCAAGAAAGAAAATAAATCTATCGGGGAGGGAACTAAAGAGTTTAAAGGGGAAAAGTATTCTTGGAATTGAAATTAACGAAAATGTTAAAGAAGTTAAACTTGATATCCGGTTAATTGAGAAAGAGGAAATTGTTAAGAAAGTTGATTATACAAAACTTTTTAATGCTGGATTATATTGGCATTTTGTTGATATTGCCTGGATATTCATTTTCCCCTTGTTCTATCTAATTTAG
- a CDS encoding cytochrome C oxidase subunit IV family protein, which produces MENKETGYSLYFYTWLSLIILTFLTVSLTPLRIFNSSIIIAITIAGIKSTLVVLYFMHLKYEDRIFKYMVLFALSSLIIILILLFSDYPFRGGV; this is translated from the coding sequence ATGGAAAATAAAGAAACAGGATATTCCCTATATTTTTATACCTGGCTTAGCCTTATTATTTTAACATTTTTGACAGTAAGCTTAACCCCTTTAAGAATTTTTAATTCATCAATAATTATTGCTATTACAATTGCTGGAATAAAATCCACCCTTGTAGTTCTTTATTTTATGCATCTTAAATATGAAGATAGGATTTTTAAATATATGGTTTTATTTGCCCTTTCTTCACTTATTATTATTCTGATTTTACTTTTTTCTGATTATCCTTTCAGAGGAGGAGTATAA